One Ostrea edulis chromosome 2, xbOstEdul1.1, whole genome shotgun sequence genomic region harbors:
- the LOC125680874 gene encoding immediate early response gene 2 protein-like: MDIMSTEAQRLMALSLGKIAASRQQRGGINLHKNLLVASVLHKARTAYMMENLQTVLANRRAQAEAKEQAKKEQRFQISTLSSENTTNSKDSSTRDASSEVKRLRVENETPIHEDKENSPPAKCLRVENAKIESEKSSEKSEMCQEKFEASTHITPLADAGQCTEEKEVTNYVSKPTQNCTRCASKRRRSLENCSDSDSCVLAKKARMENGPINEVKSDNTVESMQTEPTQITNLVSIFSTGFEGLCEDSSKGNETMDSNNNEKTFAQSDNLFYAVQSINGFTIKDNGVSSCSTQVIDNSRDSISMATPIALTV; encoded by the coding sequence ATGGACATCATGAGCACCGAGGCTCAACGTCTGATGGCTTTGTCGCTTGGAAAGATTGCTGCTTCTAGACAGCAACGTGGAGGCATTAACCTACACAAAAACTTGCTGGTGGCCAGTGTGTTGCATAAAGCTCGGACTGCTTACATGATGGAGAATTTACAAACTGTGTTAGCAAATAGGAGAGCTCAAGCAGAAGCAAAGGAGCAGGCCAAGAAAGAGCAGAGATTCCAGATAAGTACACTATCATCTGAAAATACTACGAATTCTAAAGATAGCAGTACGCGTGACGCTTCATCCGAGGTCAAAAGGTTGAGAGTTGAAAACGAAACACCCATTCATGAAGACAAAGAAAACTCTCCTCCGGCCAAGTGTTTGCGAGTAGAGAACGCCAAAATTGAATCCGAGAAATCATCGGAGAAATCCGAAATGTGCCAGGAGAAATTCGAAGCGAGTACACACATTACGCCATTAGCGGATGCAGGTCAATGCACCGAAGAGAAGGAGGTCACGAATTACGTCAGCAAACCTACACAGAACTGTACTAGGTGCGCTTCGAAGCGGAGGCGTTCCCTTGAAAATTGTTCAGATTCTGACAGTTGTGTTTTAGCCAAAAAAGCCAGAATGGAAAATGGACCAATTAACGAAGTGAAATCAGACAATACAGTTGAAAGCATGCAGACTGAACCCACTCAAATTACGAATCTCGTCAGCATATTCAGCACAGGCTTCGAGGGTCTTTGTGAAGATTCATCCAAAGGAAATGAGACAATGGACTCAAACAACAATGAAAAGACATTCGCTCAGAGTGATAATTTATTCTACGCAGTTCAGTCGATAAATGGATTTACAATTAAAGACAACGGAGTTTCATCGTGCAGTACTCAGGTTATTGACAACAGTCGCGACTCGATCTCTATGGCAACACCGATTGCGCTGACCGTGTGA